A single Bosea sp. PAMC 26642 DNA region contains:
- a CDS encoding GlsB/YeaQ/YmgE family stress response membrane protein, with protein sequence MGILWTIVIGFVAGIVAKLLMPGSNEPSGFVLTTILGIVGAFVATFLGQALGWYNPGEGAGLLGAVIGAVIVLFAWSFLSNRKSAV encoded by the coding sequence ATGGGCATACTTTGGACCATCGTGATTGGTTTCGTAGCCGGCATTGTAGCAAAACTTCTCATGCCCGGATCCAACGAGCCATCAGGCTTTGTATTGACGACCATACTCGGGATTGTCGGTGCCTTCGTCGCTACTTTCTTGGGACAGGCTCTGGGTTGGTACAATCCAGGAGAGGGAGCCGGTCTCCTTGGAGCTGTAATAGGAGCAGTCATAGTGCTCTTTGCCTGGTCGTTCCTCTCCAATCGCAAAAGCGCCGTATAG